From the Cryptomeria japonica chromosome 2, Sugi_1.0, whole genome shotgun sequence genome, one window contains:
- the LOC131038065 gene encoding uncharacterized protein LOC131038065, protein MEKIDVSLQKNDKEWNVEKDRPFNGPTEVKFVQDEASPETRPQIVAMTQSIKALHLLLSLQSMTSGCGIKSKPKIPPPGEIEKYSEKFERLIGAIRVLEDDLQAERCKLKRLNTCSLYADIGRMCLFTIGLWALVTSIS, encoded by the exons ATGGAAAAAATCGATGTATCGTTGCAGAAAAATGACAAAGAGTGGAATGTCGAGAAAGACAGACCATTTAACGGCCCAACGGAAG TAAAGTTTGTGCAAGATGAGGCTTCGCCTGAAACTCGCCCTCAAATTGTG GCCATGACACAGTCGATTAAAGCTCTCCACCTCCTGTTGTCCTTGCAATCCATGACCTCAG GATGCGGCATCAAATCCAAGCCAAAAATTCCCCCTCCCGGGGAGATTGAAAAGTATTCTGAG AAATTCGAAAGATTGATAGGAGCAATAAGAGTACTGGAAGATGATCTGCAAGCAGAGCGCTGCAAGCTTAAACGCCTTAACACTTGTAGTCTTTACGCAGATATTGGTCGCATGTGTTTGTTCACCATAGGACTGTGGGCACTTGTGACATCAATTTCTTAA